Within the Calditerricola satsumensis genome, the region CGCACGCGGCGCACCACTTCGTCCATCGCCGGGTGGAGGCTGGCCCCGGCCACCAGCACACAGCCGGCGCTCACCTCGGGGGCGGCCGCGGCCATGCGGTCGTAGGCCCCGTCGGCCAGGCACAGCGCGGCGCCGTGGGCGCGGAAGCGGGCAAAGGCGCGCCGCACGTCGGCCGTCGTCGGCGTGCCGGCCAGCTTCAGCTCGCCCGCCTCCTCCAGGCGCACGAGCAGCGTGTCGCCGAAGGGCACCGTCGCCTTGAGCCGCTCCAGCACGGTGTAGCGCGCCCGGCATTCCGCCAGGGCATAGGCGGCAACGGCGGCCAGGGTGCCGGCCGGTGCGCGCACCGGCGGTTTGGCCCGTCCCGTCCACGCATCGGCCTTCTCCCCGTCGACGCCCACGCTGACGAGGCCGACGGACAGTCCGGCGGCGGCGCACTCGGCCACGAGGTGGTTCAGCACCGTCGTCTTCCCCGCGTTCTTGGCCAGCCCAATCACCGCCACGCTGGCGGCGTCAGCTGCCCGTATGCGCTTCAGGAGCATGGCCGCACGCGCCGGCCTCCCCGTCGGCGGGTTTCAACTCGCCCAGGTACCGCTTGAACCGCTCGGGCACGGGCACGTCCTTGTACGTTTCGCGCCGCTTTTCGCGGGCCAGCTCGGCCGGCGCAAGGCTCATCCGCTCGTCGCGCAGGATGGCCGCCACGCCGACATGCTGGCCCTTCGCCGCCCGGCAGTAGGCGCAGTTCTCCTCGTCGTGGGGCCGGTAGTGCTTCGGCTCCGGGTAGGCCGTGATCACGCCCTCATAGTTGCGCAGCACCACCTTGTCGGCGCTGTACGAGACGACGTAGTTGGGCATAACCGGGATCTTGCCGCCACCCCCCGGGGCATCGACGACGAAGGTGGGCACGCAGTAGCCCGAGGTGTGGCCGCGCAGGTGTTCAATGATCTCGATGCCCTTCGCCACCGGGGCGCGGAAGTGGCCGATGCCTTCCGACAGGTCGCACTGGTAGAGGTAGTAGGGCCGCACGCGCACCTTCACCAGCTCGTGCACCAGCTTCTTCATGATGTTGGGGCAATCGTTGACCCCGGCGAGGATCACCGACTGGTTGCCGAGGGGCACCCCGGCGTCGGCCAGCATCTCGCAGGCCCGGCGCGCCTCGGGCGTCAGCTCCTTCGGATGGTTGAAGTGGGTGTTGATCCAGATGGGGTGGTACTTGCGGAGGATGGCGCACAGCTCCGGCGTGATGCGCTGCGGAAAGACCACCGGCGCCCGCGTTCCGAGGCGGATGATCTCCACGTGGGGAATCTTGCGCAGCTCGCTCAAGAGGTACTCGAGGATGCGGTCGTTGACGAGAAGCGCGTCGCCG harbors:
- the ablA gene encoding lysine 2,3-aminomutase, whose protein sequence is MRDWREIPLWKDVTEAQWNDWLWQLTHTIRTLDELKQVINLTPDEEEGVRISSQTIPLNITPYYALLMDPDDPNCPIRKQAVPVSAEILKTQYDMEDPLHEDTDSPVVGLTHRYPDRVLFLITNQCSMYCRYCTRRRFSGQIGMGVPKKQMDACLEYIRRTPQIRDVLLSGGDALLVNDRILEYLLSELRKIPHVEIIRLGTRAPVVFPQRITPELCAILRKYHPIWINTHFNHPKELTPEARRACEMLADAGVPLGNQSVILAGVNDCPNIMKKLVHELVKVRVRPYYLYQCDLSEGIGHFRAPVAKGIEIIEHLRGHTSGYCVPTFVVDAPGGGGKIPVMPNYVVSYSADKVVLRNYEGVITAYPEPKHYRPHDEENCAYCRAAKGQHVGVAAILRDERMSLAPAELAREKRRETYKDVPVPERFKRYLGELKPADGEAGACGHAPEAHTGS